TCGAAGGGATGGGCCGAGTTGACGTTGAAAAAACCGCCGCCGTTGGTGCCGAGTTCCTTGATCGCCTCCTGGGAGGCCACCGGGCCCCGGGCGATGGTCTGCTCGGTCATCCGTCCCGGTTCGGTCTTGGGCTTGCCCGCCTCGTCCAGCACCGGCGCGCCGGAAGCGTCCTTGAGCGGACTGTCGTAGTCCGTCGGTTCAAGGATCGTGGCCGTCGCCGCGCCGCGAAACGTCTGGGGCGTGCCCTGCCAGACCAGCAGCAGGGAGAGGACCACGGACAAGGGCAGCAGGACATAGAGGGTGGAACGCGTGAGATCCTTCCAGAAGTTGCCCAGGGTCCGGGTCTCGCGCCGGCTCATCCCCCGGATGAGCGCCATCAACACGGCCATCCCCGACGCCGCGGACAGGAAGTTGTGCGAGGTGAGCCCGAGCATCTGGGTCAGGTAGCTCATGGTGGACTCGCCGCCGTAGGCCTGCCAGTTGGTGTTGGTGGAAAAGCTCACGGCGGTGTTGAGGGCCAGTTCGGACGCGACGGCGGCCATGCCGTCGGGATTGAGCGGCAGCAGGGCCTGGAGGCGTTGTTGCAAGTAGAGGAGCAGGATGGAAAATCCCGTGAAGACCATGAGGGAAACGGCATAGCCCTTCCAATCCATCTCCCGCTCGGCATCCACCCCGCACAGGCGGTAGACAAGCCGCTCCACCGGGCCGAGGACACGGTCCAGACCGCAGGGGCGATCCGTGTAGACCCTGGCCATGTACATTCCCAAGGGCCAAGCCAGCCCCAAAAGGACAACCAGGTACAGGACGATTTGCAGCATGGCGTTGCCGGTCATTCGAACATCTCCGGTTTAAGCAAGGCCAAAACGAGGTAAACGAAAAGAGCCACGGCCAAGACGGCGCTGCCGATTTCCATGACGCCTACCCCCGCCGCAGCCGGTCGAAATATCCCGCCAGGGCGATGGTGACCGCCACGGCGACGACGATCGAACCCAGATACAAGATGTCTTGGAGCATGGAGGACCTCCGATTGATTTGCGCCAGCATATGCCGCCCGGAGTAAAAACGGTGTTAAAATATGCCGTACGGCCATAAAGATTTTGTTAAGCCTCCGGGATGCGCCGCGCGGCTGCCCTTTCCGGCCGAATGTTCCGGCGGGGTCACCTCCGTCACTGCGGTGAAATTTCCTGCGTGCTTGAGGCGGCACCCGTGGTGGAATGCGAATTGGCTGGGTCTCGGTGGGTCGGTATCGAATTGGGCCCTGGCCTCGACCTGCAGGCACCGGCTTTCCAAAGGAAAGCCGCCGGACAAACCGGCAAGACCCTGCCGCCGCCGAAAGGGTCAGGCAGCGCAGGTCCTCCGGAGGAAGCCTGTTTCCTGTTTATCGGAAACGCGAGCTATTCCCTCGTGCCGGGATAAAAGGGGGATCCGAGCCTTTTTGAGATTTGCTCCGCGGTGCTACGCACAGAGGCAGCCACTTTCTGGAGCATTTCATCTTGCAATCGCACAGAGGGAGCCGATATTCCAATCGTTGCAATAACCTTTCTGTGACGATCGAAAACAGGAGAAGCAACACACCGCACCCCGCTAAACACCTCCTCATGATCGTATGCGATGCATGTCTTGTGCGCTTCTGCCAATTCCTTCCGAAATCGACGCACGTCGTTGCCCGTTATTTTCCCTTTGGCCTCGATGACGATTTTGTCTAAAACTTTCGAAATCTCGTCTTCTTCAAGGAAAGCCACGTACGCTTTGCCCGAAGCGGAATAAAAACACGAAAACGAACTGCCGACTATCGAGTCCTGACGCAATAATTGCTTTGATCGCTGCCGGTCCATGACCAGCATTTCGGTTCCCGACAATGTGCACAAATTGACAGTTTCGTCGAGCGTGTCACGGAGCTCTTCGCAATACGGCCTTGCTATCGCGATCAAATCGATGTTGTTTACTATCCTGTTCCCAAGATTGGCTATTTTCAAGGTCAACACATAGTGGCCCCGCTCTTTTTCCTGGGCGACATACCCCATCTCTTCCAGCGTCAATAATATTCGATGTACCGTTGTTTTCGGAAGATTCGTTTGTCTGCTCAAGGAAGCCAATTCCCATTGGGATTGCATGGCCATCGTCTCAATGACTTCAAAGACCTTTACTATTGATTGAATCGTATAATATTGTGTTTTGCCTGCCATATTAGCTAGCCTGTTTTTTTGAGGCCTTTAGGTTGTTGAAAAACCATCCAGGGCACTTTTGTCTTGCCCTGGCGTTTGATTCACCGGCGGCAGCAGCAGCATGACGCCCGGCGAGGCCTCCCAATGAAATGTCCTCTCGCTCCCCTTGCACAAGGGAAAAACTCAAAAGAAACGAGAGGGCTAGGCATCCGAGAGGATGTCAAGCCGACTTTTCTGACTACGCGAGAGGGGCATGCCCGTCAATGTCATGAGCCCGGCTGGGGTCGTGCGCCCAGGAGGTATTGGCGGAAAGTCATCTGTTCATGATTGCCCGGAGCGCCAGAATCCGTGCCTTGAATCCGGTACCCCGACGATTTCCGTGACCAGGGCTATCCTGGTTGTCCCGGCCTGGCAGATCCACATGATCATTGACGAGGAAGGTGGCGCCGGCTTGCCGGGTCATGTCGCCGATGGCCAGGCACGCGGCATCCATGGCGCCCCTCTTTTTTTCCTTTTCCCGGTACTGGATGACTCGGATGAGCAGACAGTCGGCCGGGATGTGGGCCAGGATGTTCTCTTGGCCGGCCCCGGGATCGACCCGGCGCACCGCCATGGTAACCACCTGCGCCCCGCTCGCCTCGATGGCCTGGGCCATGACCGCGTGGGAGGCGAACTTGCCTGTGCCGCAAAACAGGCGGCCCGTCAGTCTTCGCCCTCCGAGGACAAGTGTATCGTCCCTATCCGCCCCCGGCCACGAAGGGGATGATTTCGATCCGATCGGCCTGGGCCAGTACGGTGCTGGCCCAGGCCGCCGGAGGGAGGATGGTGCCGTTTTGTTCCACGACCAGCCCCGATTTCGGAAGCCCGGCTTTCTCAAGATAAGACGCAAGTATTGTACCGGATTCAATATAGCATCATTCCCTTTATGCGAAGCAAATCAACAGACACACCGATCACCATCCCTGGAGATATTTTTACGCTTCGTCGACTTTGAGCGCGCCCAAGCAAGCCAGGACAGAAAGGAAGACCTGCCCTGGCAGTTTCACACAGGTCGGGCCGGAGCCCGAAGGTCCGGCCCGGCAAGAAGGAGCGTGCGAGATGTCGCTTAATGGCTTTTAGGCGATCCGCTCATCCTCACGACCTATTTGCAGTACGTCACGGCAGTACGTGATACTGCGGATGCAAGCGTCCATTTGCTTCTCCCGGGCGACCTCAAGGGAATCATCGCCCTGGTCGTATTCGATTTCAAAGTTAATGCGATGCAGCAAGGGGGCATCACGGCGCAACTGGTCCAGCATCTTCGGGCAATTCATGTCGCCTTCGCCCAAGGCCATGCCGTGAAAACGCGCGCCGTAGGAATCCCTATCCCATTTGTGATCGCAGAAGTGGCAGCAGATGGCCAGGGGAGCCAATTTGGCGATGGCGATTTCCGGGCCTTCGAGAACGCCCATGGAGTTCACGGTATCGACGCATGTTTTGACCAGCGGATGATCAATCGCATTGACCAGCCAGAGCACTTCGTCGGCAAATGTTTCCGTGTGATTTTCCACAGCCAGGCTGACGCCGTACTTTTCAAACTCGGGCAGCGCTTCAAGGATGTCGTCATGGATATCGGCCAACTGGCGCATGACCGTAGCCTGCATGGAACTACCATACAGGGGAGGCTTGCGCCGGATGTCCATGCTGTACTTTGCAATGTCTGCGCCGATCTTGTGACTGATGTAGGCGGCCTGCTTCAGGGGAATGTTGATCATGGCGTCGCATTCGCAGTCCCTGGCAAAATTCAGTTCAAGATACAGCCCGCGTTCCTTGGCCCCCTGTGCGATCTTCTCCAACCATGGATCATCCAGGTGTTCCAGATCACGCGGGGTGATATGCAGGCCGTCCAGTCCCCATTCACGAGCTTTGTCCATGAGCTCCATCAAACCGAAAACTTTCTCATGGCTTTGCGAAAACCACGTTTGCCCAAATCCCCAAAGGTGCAACGTGTAGGTATGCATTCCAAGCTGCATCTTCCGCATCATGTTCTCCTGGGATAAGTTCAATGTTAGTCGATAATTGCAGTTTTCCGATATCCGCTCGTTACAGTGAGACGGGGATTCCCGTGGTTGCGCCCGACCGTGCAGTTTCACCCGAGCTGCCTGCCGGGAATTAACACCTCCTTGTGGTGCTGGCACCGAAGAGACCGACGTCCATCTTGGCACTCTTGCCAAGAAAGCCGTTCTTCACGAAACCTCGGACTCTCCGATGTGCTTGGGACAGGTCGCCTGCTCACCGGACAGCATCCGCATGGCGCAAAGAGCCCCGCACATGGCGCATTCCTTTTCCGCGGCGTGAGCGGCCCGGCGCCGGCGCAGCAGGGCGGGATCCAGGGCCCGGGCGGCCATGGTTTCCCAATCCAGGCCGGCCCGAGCCCGGGACATGGCCAGATCCCTTCCCGCCGCCCAGGGCCGTCCAAGGGCGGCCTCGGCGCTTTGGGCCGCCACGCGGCTGGCCATGACCCCGTCCCACACATCCTGCTCCGACGGCAGGGTGAGATGCTCCGCCGGCGTCAGGTAACACAGGAAATCCGCGCCGAAATACGCGGCAAGCGCGCCGCCCACGGCCCCCGCGATGTGGTCATACCCCGGGGCGCTGTCCGTGGTCAGCGGTCCCAGGACATACAGGGGAGCCCCGCCGGTCAGGCGCTTGATCCCTTGGATTTGCGATTGGACCAGATGCAACGGCACATGCCCCGGCCCTTCGATCATGGTCTGCACGCCGCGGCTCCTGGCCCTGGCGGCCAGTTGGCCGAGGGTGATGACCTCCTCCCACTGGGCTCCGTCTCCGGCATCGGCGCCACACCCCGGGCGCAGTCCGTCCCCGAGGCTGATGGTGACGTTATGGGCCAGACAGATATCGAGAATATCGTCATACCGGGTCAAAAAAGGATTTTCCCGGCCGTGTCGCTGCATGAAGCGTCCGAGGATCGAACCGCCGCGCGAGACAATGCCCGTGACCCGACCGGTTGCGGCGGCCAAGTCCGCGGCCCTGCGGGTCACGCCGCAGTGCAGGGTCATGAAATCGACCCCGGCCGCCGCCTGCGCGGCAATTTCGGAAAGGATCTCCTCCTCGGTGAAGTCGCTGGGGTCGCCGCTGGCGGCAAGGTGACGTTGGGCCACGCCATACAGGGGCACGGTGCCGAGCGGCAGCGGGAGGGAGGCGAGGAGATCGCGGCGCATGGCGAATAAATCCCCCGCGGTGGACAAGTCCATGACGGTATGCGCACCGGCCGCCATGGCCAGGCGGGCTTTTTTCTGCTCCATTGCCATGTCGGTCACCAGCATCGAAGTGCCGATATTGGCATTGATTTTCACCTGGGCCGGCTGGCCG
This DNA window, taken from Solidesulfovibrio sp., encodes the following:
- the thiC gene encoding phosphomethylpyrimidine synthase ThiC, whose amino-acid sequence is MSILNNNNILAALLHARGDELARKESLSRETMLSAVDSGRMVVLANPRHVGGIPTIVGQPAQVKINANIGTSMLVTDMAMEQKKARLAMAAGAHTVMDLSTAGDLFAMRRDLLASLPLPLGTVPLYGVAQRHLAASGDPSDFTEEEILSEIAAQAAAGVDFMTLHCGVTRRAADLAAATGRVTGIVSRGGSILGRFMQRHGRENPFLTRYDDILDICLAHNVTISLGDGLRPGCGADAGDGAQWEEVITLGQLAARARSRGVQTMIEGPGHVPLHLVQSQIQGIKRLTGGAPLYVLGPLTTDSAPGYDHIAGAVGGALAAYFGADFLCYLTPAEHLTLPSEQDVWDGVMASRVAAQSAEAALGRPWAAGRDLAMSRARAGLDWETMAARALDPALLRRRRAAHAAEKECAMCGALCAMRMLSGEQATCPKHIGESEVS
- the thiS gene encoding sulfur carrier protein ThiS, whose amino-acid sequence is MESGTILASYLEKAGLPKSGLVVEQNGTILPPAAWASTVLAQADRIEIIPFVAGGG
- a CDS encoding IclR family transcriptional regulator, whose product is MAGKTQYYTIQSIVKVFEVIETMAMQSQWELASLSRQTNLPKTTVHRILLTLEEMGYVAQEKERGHYVLTLKIANLGNRIVNNIDLIAIARPYCEELRDTLDETVNLCTLSGTEMLVMDRQRSKQLLRQDSIVGSSFSCFYSASGKAYVAFLEEDEISKVLDKIVIEAKGKITGNDVRRFRKELAEAHKTCIAYDHEEVFSGVRCVASPVFDRHRKVIATIGISAPSVRLQDEMLQKVAASVRSTAEQISKRLGSPFYPGTRE
- the kdpF gene encoding K(+)-transporting ATPase subunit F, with amino-acid sequence MEIGSAVLAVALFVYLVLALLKPEMFE
- a CDS encoding thiamine phosphate synthase, which codes for MGSKSSPSWPGADRDDTLVLGGRRLTGRLFCGTGKFASHAVMAQAIEASGAQVVTMAVRRVDPGAGQENILAHIPADCLLIRVIQYREKEKKRGAMDAACLAIGDMTRQAGATFLVNDHVDLPGRDNQDSPGHGNRRGTGFKARILALRAIMNR
- a CDS encoding TIM barrel protein — its product is MMRKMQLGMHTYTLHLWGFGQTWFSQSHEKVFGLMELMDKAREWGLDGLHITPRDLEHLDDPWLEKIAQGAKERGLYLELNFARDCECDAMINIPLKQAAYISHKIGADIAKYSMDIRRKPPLYGSSMQATVMRQLADIHDDILEALPEFEKYGVSLAVENHTETFADEVLWLVNAIDHPLVKTCVDTVNSMGVLEGPEIAIAKLAPLAICCHFCDHKWDRDSYGARFHGMALGEGDMNCPKMLDQLRRDAPLLHRINFEIEYDQGDDSLEVAREKQMDACIRSITYCRDVLQIGREDERIA